TATCAACAGCAGCAACAACAATCTGCGCCAGTTCGCCGAACGCATGGCCATCAACACGCCCATCCAGGGCACCGCCGCCGATATGATCAAAATGGCCATGATCCGCATTCACGATGCGCTGAGGGAGAAAAAGCTGGAGACCGTCATGTTGCTTTCGGTGCACGACGAGGTGGTGTTTGAAGTGCCGCCCGGGGAGTTGGCCACCATCGAGCAGCTGGTGCCCGAGATCATGGAGAACGTCATGGCCCTCAAGGTGCCGTTGAAGGTGAACGTGGCCTGGGGACGCAACTGGGCGGAAGCCCATTGACGCATGCCGGTCCAGCTTGCGAGGCGTTTTAATTTTGACGGCCATGTAAAAGTCGTTGTAGGACGGCGGCGTAAGAGATCCAAGATCAAGGCGCGCGAAATTCCGTGTCCTGAGGCGTACTTGTCGTACGCCGCAAGGACGACGGGACGAGTGCAACGCAGATATTGGGCTTCTTACGGTGTCGTCAATTTCGGATGTCTTGCATGAACTGGATTAAATTCTTATCGTATGGATCCACACGAGTGTGTGGAGAAAATGGAGGTCGGGCCTTATGAACAAAACGACTGTCACACTGTTGGCAACACTGGCCGCTTTGGTCTTCGCGGCCGTCGGCTGCTCCATGCCCAGGGTCACCCTTTTCGGTGACCAGGCCGAGCCGCTTAAAGAGTTCACCCTGCAAGGCACGGCACAGGGCAAGGTGCTGGTGCTGCCCGTTGAAGGTACCATTTCGGATAAATCCAAGAAGCAATTCGTTCGCACCCAGCCGAGCATGCTGCAGCAGACGGTTGCTTATCTGAGGCGCGCCGAGAAGGACCCCGAGATCAAGGCGGTGTTGATCAAGGTCAATTCACCCGGCGGAACCGTTACGGCCAGCGATATTCTCTACCATGAAATCAGCGCTTACAAGCAGCGCACGGGAGCCAAGGTCGTGGTCGCCATGATGAATGTGGCCGCTTCAGGGGCGTATTACATCTCGCTGCCGGCCGACCATATCCTGGCCCATCCCACCACCGTGACCGGCTCCGTCGGGGTGATCTTCATGCGGCCCGGCGTCAGCGGGCTGATGGAAAAAGCCGGGCTTTCGGTGGAGGTGAACACCTCCGGGGAGCAGAAGGATATGGGCACCCCGTTTCGACCTCCCACGGAGAAAGAGACGGCCATTTTCCAGGAGTTGACCGATGAAATGGCCGAACGCTTTCTCTCCCTGGTGGTCAAACACCGCAATTTG
This Desulfatitalea tepidiphila DNA region includes the following protein-coding sequences:
- the sppA gene encoding signal peptide peptidase SppA, producing the protein MNKTTVTLLATLAALVFAAVGCSMPRVTLFGDQAEPLKEFTLQGTAQGKVLVLPVEGTISDKSKKQFVRTQPSMLQQTVAYLRRAEKDPEIKAVLIKVNSPGGTVTASDILYHEISAYKQRTGAKVVVAMMNVAASGAYYISLPADHILAHPTTVTGSVGVIFMRPGVSGLMEKAGLSVEVNTSGEQKDMGTPFRPPTEKETAIFQELTDEMAERFLSLVVKHRNLTPAQREQIATARVYLAPQAQTLGLVDQIGYLDDAVRKAKEIAGLPADARVVTYRRYEVQDDTIYNPNIVYPGADIESMLPLLSPLSAAGEADFCYIWPAALAR